In the Kineosporiaceae bacterium genome, one interval contains:
- a CDS encoding Crp/Fnr family transcriptional regulator, with protein sequence MAGRPRAAVRQVLGSLPLFSQLAPQGLDAVARASRWRRLERGEVLFVAGQACDAFFCVVGGQVKLTLSGADGGEKVLEIISGGETFGEAVMFAGRPYPVTATALLPSELLVVPAVTVLELVGADPLFARQMLAGMSIRLHTMISDLESISLRSATQRVAGLLLGLRADVHAADGTSVIALPAAKAVLASRLNLTPETFSRTLRELSRTGVINVAGRRITVLDAERLASAC encoded by the coding sequence ATGGCCGGACGCCCCCGCGCCGCCGTCCGGCAGGTCCTGGGTTCGCTGCCGCTGTTCAGCCAGCTGGCACCCCAGGGGCTGGACGCCGTGGCGCGCGCCAGTCGCTGGCGACGCCTCGAGCGCGGCGAGGTGCTCTTCGTCGCCGGCCAGGCCTGCGATGCCTTCTTCTGTGTGGTCGGTGGCCAGGTGAAGCTCACCCTGTCCGGCGCGGACGGTGGCGAGAAGGTGCTCGAGATCATCTCGGGGGGCGAGACCTTCGGCGAGGCCGTGATGTTCGCCGGACGTCCCTACCCGGTGACCGCCACGGCGCTGCTGCCCAGCGAGCTGCTCGTCGTCCCTGCCGTGACCGTGCTCGAACTGGTGGGAGCCGACCCGCTGTTCGCACGGCAGATGCTCGCCGGCATGTCGATCCGGTTGCACACGATGATCAGCGACCTGGAGTCGATCTCGTTGCGCTCGGCGACCCAACGGGTGGCTGGTCTGCTGCTCGGGCTGCGGGCCGACGTCCATGCCGCTGACGGCACCTCGGTGATCGCGCTGCCCGCGGCCAAGGCGGTGCTCGCCTCGCGGTTGAACCTGACACCCGAGACCTTCTCCCGCACCCTGCGCGAGCTGTCTCGAACAGGGGTGATCAACGTCGCCGGGCGCAGGATCACCGTGCTGGACGCCGAGCGCCTCGCCTCCGCCTGCTGA
- the hcp gene encoding hydroxylamine reductase, translated as MFCYQCEQTDRSGAVPGCSVLRGTCGKDETTAGLQDLLVHAVKGIGQYATRARALGAPDDAAAEFAMFAMFTTLTNVNFTATRFVQLLGEAAEVRDRVKAGYEAACAAAGVPVEQLGGAAAWQPAEGTDGLLAQAAEAGITLHLSLVGEDVIGARSLNLYGLKGVCAYAHHAAVLGHTSPEILAGVEASLDYLATEPTDLDGLLGHALDLGTLNLKVMELLDAANTGSFGTPAPTPVRVTPRAGKAILVSGHDLRDLHAILVATEGTGIDVYTHGELLPAHSYPQLKAFSHLAGNFGGAWQDQQQDFATFPGAIIMTSNCIIEPRPTYRQRIFTTGPVGWPGVRHLASLEDGGMAPAIKAAQALPGFAEDAPEETITIGFGHHTVLSVAGDVVGAVKSGAISHFFLIGGCDGALPGRNYYSKFAEATPEDSVILTLGCAKYRFNRHEFGTVAGLPRLLDVGQCNDSYSAIRIASALAEAFECGVNDLPLTLVVSWFEQKAAAVLLTLLSLGIKGIKLGPTLPAFLTPTLLNVLVEKFDIAPIGDPLADLEAAMAGAAS; from the coding sequence GTGTTCTGTTACCAGTGCGAGCAGACCGACCGTTCCGGCGCCGTCCCCGGCTGTTCGGTGCTGCGTGGCACCTGCGGCAAGGACGAGACCACCGCAGGCCTGCAGGACCTGCTCGTCCACGCGGTCAAGGGGATCGGCCAGTACGCCACCCGGGCGCGGGCGTTGGGGGCGCCGGACGACGCAGCCGCGGAGTTCGCCATGTTCGCGATGTTCACCACGCTCACCAACGTCAACTTCACCGCCACCCGGTTCGTGCAGCTGCTCGGGGAGGCCGCCGAGGTACGTGACCGGGTCAAGGCCGGCTACGAGGCCGCGTGTGCCGCGGCCGGGGTGCCGGTCGAGCAGCTGGGTGGAGCGGCGGCGTGGCAGCCCGCCGAGGGTACCGACGGGCTGCTCGCCCAGGCGGCCGAGGCCGGCATCACCCTGCACCTGTCGCTGGTGGGGGAGGACGTGATCGGTGCCCGCTCGCTCAACCTGTACGGCCTCAAGGGTGTCTGCGCCTACGCCCACCACGCCGCCGTCCTGGGTCACACCAGCCCCGAGATCCTGGCCGGCGTCGAGGCCTCGCTGGACTACCTGGCCACAGAGCCGACCGACCTGGACGGCCTGCTGGGCCACGCGCTCGACCTCGGCACGTTGAACCTGAAGGTCATGGAGCTGCTGGACGCCGCGAACACGGGTTCGTTCGGCACCCCGGCGCCCACCCCGGTGCGGGTGACGCCCCGGGCCGGTAAGGCGATCCTGGTCAGCGGTCACGACCTGCGCGACCTGCACGCGATCCTGGTGGCCACCGAGGGCACCGGCATCGACGTCTACACCCACGGTGAACTACTGCCCGCGCACTCCTACCCGCAGCTGAAGGCGTTCTCGCACCTGGCCGGTAACTTCGGCGGTGCCTGGCAGGATCAGCAGCAGGACTTCGCGACGTTCCCCGGCGCGATCATCATGACCAGCAACTGCATCATCGAGCCCCGGCCCACCTACCGGCAGCGCATCTTCACCACCGGCCCGGTGGGCTGGCCCGGCGTGCGTCACCTGGCCTCGCTCGAGGACGGCGGCATGGCGCCGGCGATCAAGGCCGCCCAGGCGCTGCCCGGGTTCGCCGAGGATGCCCCGGAGGAGACCATCACCATCGGCTTCGGTCACCACACCGTGCTCAGCGTCGCCGGGGACGTCGTCGGCGCCGTGAAGTCCGGTGCCATCAGTCACTTCTTCCTGATCGGTGGCTGCGACGGCGCGCTGCCGGGGCGCAACTACTACTCGAAGTTCGCCGAGGCCACTCCCGAGGACAGCGTCATCTTGACCCTGGGCTGTGCCAAGTACCGCTTCAACCGGCACGAGTTCGGCACCGTGGCCGGGTTGCCGCGGCTGCTCGACGTCGGCCAGTGCAACGACAGCTACTCGGCGATCCGCATCGCCTCGGCGCTGGCCGAGGCGTTCGAGTGTGGCGTCAACGACCTGCCGCTGACGCTGGTGGTGTCGTGGTTCGAGCAGAAGGCTGCCGCTGTGCTGCTGACGCTGCTGTCGTTGGGGATCAAGGGAATCAAGCTCGGCCCGACGCTGCCGGCGTTCCTGACCCCGACGCTGCTGAACGTGCTGGTCGAGAAGTTCGACATCGCCCCGATCGGTGACCCGCTGGCCGACCTCGAGGCAGCCATGGCCGGCGCCGCCTCATGA